In Eleutherodactylus coqui strain aEleCoq1 chromosome 4, aEleCoq1.hap1, whole genome shotgun sequence, the following are encoded in one genomic region:
- the LRRC18 gene encoding LOW QUALITY PROTEIN: leucine-rich repeat-containing protein 18 (The sequence of the model RefSeq protein was modified relative to this genomic sequence to represent the inferred CDS: deleted 1 base in 1 codon) has translation MYTRTDFSMLFCFREMTKRKGGHKGKKITLKAAKNSIRITFDGKRRLDLSKMGIAAIPKCLLKICDIEELDLSRNFIRKIPDWIQRFQNLRWLDLHTNQIEKLPESISQLHNLLYLNVCNNKLGINGIPMELSHLKNLRQLNLGLNSIDVLPTILGNLKELNEMSLFDNQLTSVPPSIIKLPKLKKLNTKRNPIQNPEEKTEEEQQETVHRVQALHLVNEKDLCSPCLAKFQMDKSKLKKVKNLMTFAMKTPFSNNLVSPNSTVKETILN, from the exons ATGTATACACGCACAGACTTCAGCATGTTATTCTGTTTCAGGGAAATGACAAAACGTAAAGGAGGCCACAAAGGTAAGAAAATCACCCTGAAAGCCGCCAAAAATTCTATTCGCATTACATTTGATGGGAAACGTAGACTGGATCTTTCTAAGATGGGAATTGCTGCTATTCCCAAATGCTTGCTCAAGATCTGTGATATAGAAGAGTTGGACCTCAGCAGAAATTTTATTCGCAAGATTCCAGATTGGATTCAGCGTTTTCAGAATTTGCGATGGCTTGACCTACACACCAATCAGATAGAAAAACTTCCGGAGTCCATAAGCCAACTACACAACCTCCTGTATCTTAATGTCTGCAACAACAAACTGGGCATCAATGGTATCCCCATGGAGCTGAGCCACCTCAAGAACTTGCGTCAACTTAATCTAGGACTTAACAGCATTGATGTGTTGCCAACTATATTAGGGAATCTAAAAGAGCTTAATGAAATGAGCCTCTTTGATAATCAACTTACTTCAGTGCCCCCCAGCATAATTAAACTGCCTAAACTGAAGAAGCTTAACACCAAGAGAAACCCCATCCAGAATCCAGAAGAAAAGACAGAG GAAGAACAACAGGAAACTGTCCACAGAGTTCAGGCGCTTCATCTTGTGAATGAGAAAGATCTGTGCAGTCCTTGTCTGGCCAAGTTCCAGATGGATAAAAGTAAGCTGAAAAAGGTGAAAAATCTGATGACTTTTGCAATGAAAACTCCTTTCTCCAACAATCTTGTTTCTCCAAACTCTACAGTCAAGGAGACAATACTAAACTGA